CAGCGTCTGGTAAGGGTCCAGGCCGTTGCGCTGCGCCTCTTGCTGGAGCCCCCCCGGCAAGTGATGGCGCACGTACCACGCGAAGATGTCGCCCACCGCCGCCTGGCCGGACTCGTAACCCACGTAGCCCGGCACAATGCCGTCCTCCACGATGCCCGCGATGCCCGTGGCCTGCACTTTGGGCCCAAGTACCATGTGGCAGGTTGAAGTCCCCAGGACCAAAACCATCTTTCCGGGTTCAGCCACCCCTGTGCCAAGCACCGCGGAGTGAGCGTCAATGATGGCGACGCCTACCGGAATGCCAGGCCTGAGGCCTAAGCGCCCGGCCACCTCGGCACGTAACGTGCCGGCACGCGCGCCGACTGGATAGATGTCGGTGCTCAACTTTTCGCTCACCACCTTGCCAAAGCGAGAGTCTAGCGCGGCAAAAAAATCTGAGGAGGGGTAGCCGGTCTGCTTGTCCCACAGGGCTTTGTAGCCAGCCTGGCAGGCACTGCGCTTTTCGTGGCCAGTCAGGTACCACACCATCCAGTCGCCGCCTTCGATGATGCGCGCTGCTGCTTGGTAGACCTCCGGGGCCTCGCGCAACATCTGCAGCGCCTTGGGAAAGAGCCACTCGGAGGAGATTTTGCCCCCATATCGGGCCAGAAAAGCCTCGCCTCTCTCACTGGCAACGCGGTTAATGAGATCAGCTTCAGGTTGCGCTGCGTGGTGCTTCCAGAGCTTCGGCCAGGCATGAGGATGTGCCGCATACCCGTTGGCGAGACAGAGCGGTGTGCCGTCAGGGGTAGTGGGAAGGACGGTGCAGGAGGTAAAATCAACCCCGATGCCCACCACTTCGGCGGGCGTGACCTGGGCCGCGCGCACCACTTCGGGCACCACGCGCTCCAGCGCTTGCACCCAGTCAGAAGGGTGCTGGAGCGCCCACTCGTCCCCCAGTTTGACGTGGGTGCCTGGCAGCTCCTCTGAAATCACCCCGTGAGGGTAATGTGCCACTGCCGTCGCCAGTTCCTGGCCGGAGGCCACATCTACGAGCACGGCCCGCGCGGATTCGGTGCCAAAGTCCAATCCAAGAGCCACCCGCCTCTCTGCCATGCGCTGCTCCTTGGCGTGCTTTCTTGTCGCTCAGTCTCCCAAGCAAGTTCCCACACTCCGGGCCACCATGATCAATGGCGAATCTAAGGGCACCTTTCGCGTCCTGCCTCCGACTTCCTTGATGGGCACATGCTTCAACTCGCCGCCTTGGATGCCCACCATGTGGCCGAACTGGCCGTTGACCACCATGCGCACCGCCTCCACGCCGAAACGGGTGGCTAGAATGCGGTCGTAGGCAGTGGGCACGCCCCCGCGCAGAAGGTGCCCCAGCACTGTAACGCGCGTTTCCACCTTGGTACGTTGCTCAATGTCCTTGGCGATCACGCTGCCGATCCCCCCCAATCTGACTTTGTCTGGGCTCCCTTCAACAAGCTCGCGCACGACCATTTTGCCGCCCTTTGGTGCTGCCGCTTCGGCCACCACCAAGATGCTGAACCGGCTGCCACGGAAGTTGCGCTCCCTGACTCGTTCGCAGACGATATCAATGTCGTAGGGAATTTCCGGGATCAGGATAATGTCGCCGCCGCCGGCGATGCCAATAGCCAAGGCCAGCCAGCCCGCATAGCGCCCCATCACCTCCACTACCATCACCCGATGGTGAGACTGGGCCGTGGTATGCAGGCGGTCAATGGCCTCGGTGCCGGTGGCCACTGCCGAGTCGTAGCCGAAGGTGACATCGGTACCGAAAAGGTCATTGTCGATGGTCTTGGGCACCCCGACCACAGGCAAGCCTTTGTCCATCATACGCGCGGCCGCCGCCATGGTACCGTCACCACCGATGCACACCAGCGCGTCCAGACCCAAGTTCTCAAAGTTTTGCATCGCTTGGTCCGAGCGGTCACGATAGACCATCTTCCCCCCTTCCAGCATGGGATAGTTGAAGGGGTCTGCGCGGTTCGAAGTACCCAAGATGGTCCCCCCACGGGTGAGAATACCAGAGACCGCCTCGTAGTCAAGGTCGATATAGCGGTTCTCCAGTAGCCCCTCGAACCCGTCCTTGAAGCCCACCACTTCCATGTCGTATTCCAGCAGCGCAGTTTTGGTCACCGCGCGGATGACCGCGTTCAGACCTGGGCAGTCGCCTCCACCGGTCAAAACCGCCAGTCGCATGCGTTTCTTTGGCATCGCCGCTCCTCCACACCCTCAGGTCCACAGCACAACTGTGCACCAACTCCGTGCGCGCTTTCAGAACCGTTCGGCACGGTGCTGAAATATACACAGTTATGGGCCAAATATCAAGGAGCAAATGCCTTTGCCTTGTCCTTGGCAAAACAGGTTGCAATTTGCGCCGCCGCGTGGCATATTTGCCGCAACCGCGAGCCGGAGGTCAAATGCGCGGAGGGATCTGTGGTCGTCGAAGGCCTTTCTATCGGCATGCTGCTTGGTTTCATCCATTATGGACTCTTTGGAGCTGTAACCTGGGGCCCTGTGGTGCCAGGCCACATCGCCCTGCATCTGACCCAGCCGGGGAGCTTGCTTGCCACACTGCTGGTGGCTTTTGTCACACCGGGCGCCCTGCACCTGTTGTCGCATCTCCTTTTCTTGTTTGGGGGGTGTGCCTTCATGGCCGCGGTGGTTGTAGGGTTTCTGTTGCGTCGGGGCGCTGACGCGCTGTTCCTCATGGTACCAGAAGTGGGAGCCGAGCTGCGGATCATCGGCTACATTATCCCCGGGCTCATCGCCTATGAGATATTCCGTCAGGGGGTGGTTGCCACGCTGCGAGCCCTGAACATCGTTGCGGTCACCGCCAAGTTGGTTTTTTGCTTCACTACGGGGCATAGCGGCTCCGGAGCCGGAGGACAATCAGTCATGAGAGGGCGACGCATTCGAACCGGGCACCTTGCGCTGAATGGGTTGTTGCTCCTGGCCTATTTCTGTCTGTTCC
This genomic window from candidate division KSB1 bacterium contains:
- a CDS encoding ribulokinase, with product MAERRVALGLDFGTESARAVLVDVASGQELATAVAHYPHGVISEELPGTHVKLGDEWALQHPSDWVQALERVVPEVVRAAQVTPAEVVGIGVDFTSCTVLPTTPDGTPLCLANGYAAHPHAWPKLWKHHAAQPEADLINRVASERGEAFLARYGGKISSEWLFPKALQMLREAPEVYQAAARIIEGGDWMVWYLTGHEKRSACQAGYKALWDKQTGYPSSDFFAALDSRFGKVVSEKLSTDIYPVGARAGTLRAEVAGRLGLRPGIPVGVAIIDAHSAVLGTGVAEPGKMVLVLGTSTCHMVLGPKVQATGIAGIVEDGIVPGYVGYESGQAAVGDIFAWYVRHHLPGGLQQEAQRNGLDPYQTLEQKAARLRPGQSGLLALDWWNGNRSILMDAELSGLVVGFTLASRPEEVYRALIEATAFGTKRIIDNHEEQGIPVAELYACGGIAEKSPLLMQIYADVTGREIRLAASAQATALGAAIIGAMAAGKAGGGYDDFVEATRRMARQKEIVYRPIPDHQVVYAQLYRLYLQLHDYFGRSHTQVMKALRRLRAGGATSGQEQTAR
- a CDS encoding ATP-dependent 6-phosphofructokinase; this encodes MPKKRMRLAVLTGGGDCPGLNAVIRAVTKTALLEYDMEVVGFKDGFEGLLENRYIDLDYEAVSGILTRGGTILGTSNRADPFNYPMLEGGKMVYRDRSDQAMQNFENLGLDALVCIGGDGTMAAAARMMDKGLPVVGVPKTIDNDLFGTDVTFGYDSAVATGTEAIDRLHTTAQSHHRVMVVEVMGRYAGWLALAIGIAGGGDIILIPEIPYDIDIVCERVRERNFRGSRFSILVVAEAAAPKGGKMVVRELVEGSPDKVRLGGIGSVIAKDIEQRTKVETRVTVLGHLLRGGVPTAYDRILATRFGVEAVRMVVNGQFGHMVGIQGGELKHVPIKEVGGRTRKVPLDSPLIMVARSVGTCLGD